Below is a genomic region from Pseudomonas sp. JQ170C.
GCGCCACCATCCACGATGTGGCGCAGGTGGTGGGGGCGGGCTACAGCATGGGCACCGAGACCGGCGATGTGGCCACCGTAGTGAAACTGATGCGGGTGGCGATGTTGCTGCCGGTGATCGTGGTGGCGGCGATGATTACCCGGCGCGCCGGGGACGACGCCAGTGGGCAGCGGCCGCCGCTGTTGCCGTGGTTCGCGGTGGGGTTTGTGCTGCTGGCGTGCCTGAACAGTACCGGTTGGGTTCCTGCGCTGGTGCAGGGTGGGGTCAACGACCTGTCGCGCTGGTGCCTGGTGGTGGCGATCAGTGCGTTGGGGATGAAGACCCAGCTCAAGGAGCTGGCCAAGGTCGGGATCAAGCCCATTGCCTTGATGGTGGGGGAGACGGTGTTCCTGGTCTTGCTGGTGCTGGCCTTGATGCATTGGGGGTTGTAGCCCCCAGTGGGAGCGGGCTGGCCCCGCGAGAGGCCCCAGGGTCGTACACATCCGGATCTATCGGCAAGGTTCAAGATCCATCGCGGGGCAAGGCCGCTCCTACAGTGGCCGTTGGGCGTCCAGGCCCATCTGCCAGAAGTCGGCTTCCAGCCGTGAGGCCTGGGCGAAGACCTTCACCAGCTCCTCGAACCGACGTTCGGTCATGGCCCGTGAAGCCAGGTCGTCCAGGTGGGCCCGGGCCGCTGTCGCTACCGCCTGGTAGCCGGCACCGGCGTATTCGCCGATCCACTCGCGGTACGGGTGATCGGCCAGGGCTTCGATCCCCTCGGGGCTCAGGTTGCGACCGATTTCGGCATAGCCGATGACGCAGGGCGCCAGGGCCACATGCAGGTCAAGCAGGTCGCCTGCCGCACCGCAGTCCAGGACGAAACGGGTATAGGCCACGGTCGCCTGGTGTTCCGGCGTGGCCGCCAGCGCTTCAGGCGACAGGCCCCAACGCTGGCACAGGCGCACGTGCAGTTCGGTCTCGTCGAGGATGGCCGCCAGCCCCGCCTGGGCCGAGCGGATGTCGGCCAGGGTACGGCTCTTGTAGGCGGCCAGCGCCCAGGAGCGGGCAAACTGGATCAGGAACAGGTAGTCCTGCACCAGGTATTTGCGAAAGGCCGGCTGGGGCAGGGTGCCGGCGCCCATCTGGCGAACGAAGTCGTGGTCGACGTAGCTGTTCCAGTCGGCGGCTGCGGCCTGCTTGAGGCGCTCGAAGATGTCCATGGATTACCCCTTGAGGTCGTAGGCGGCGTCGAAAAAGGCATGTTCCAGCGCGACGGCGCGCAGGAAGAAGTCGGTACTGATCTGCGCCTGGGCAGGGCCTACCCGGTCTAGCTCGGCGCGCAGGAAGGCGACAAAGGCCTGGAAGTCCGGGTTGTCGTGCAGGGTGATCCACTCGGCGTGTTCAAAGCGTGGCGGCAGTGCCTTGGGCGCGCGCAGTGCCCAGTCCAGGTACAGGCCTTCGGCCACGTTGAGCACTGCCAGGGCAGCAGCGTAGGAGCGGGTGGCCGCCGCTTCCTGCATGATCGCCTTGAAGCCTGCGGTGGGCAGCGAATCCGGTGCTTGCAGGCGTTGCGCCTCGCTCACGCCCAGCGCCTCGAAGGCCCGCAGGAAATAGGTGTTCTCTTCCCCCGAAATCACCCCGGTAAAGCGCCCCAGGCGAAGGCGCGCCTCGAAGGTGTCGGCCGTGGCAATGGCGGCGCCCAGCAGGGTCAGAAAGCTGTCGATGAAGCGATGGTCCTGGATCAGGTAATTGACCATGACGGTATCGTCCAGGGT
It encodes:
- a CDS encoding TenA family protein, whose translation is MDIFERLKQAAAADWNSYVDHDFVRQMGAGTLPQPAFRKYLVQDYLFLIQFARSWALAAYKSRTLADIRSAQAGLAAILDETELHVRLCQRWGLSPEALAATPEHQATVAYTRFVLDCGAAGDLLDLHVALAPCVIGYAEIGRNLSPEGIEALADHPYREWIGEYAGAGYQAVATAARAHLDDLASRAMTERRFEELVKVFAQASRLEADFWQMGLDAQRPL
- a CDS encoding TenA family protein, which translates into the protein MTERFTDTLRRQSEPRWTQCIEHRFVNELMAGTLDDTVMVNYLIQDHRFIDSFLTLLGAAIATADTFEARLRLGRFTGVISGEENTYFLRAFEALGVSEAQRLQAPDSLPTAGFKAIMQEAAATRSYAAALAVLNVAEGLYLDWALRAPKALPPRFEHAEWITLHDNPDFQAFVAFLRAELDRVGPAQAQISTDFFLRAVALEHAFFDAAYDLKG